In Nomascus leucogenys isolate Asia chromosome 3, Asia_NLE_v1, whole genome shotgun sequence, the genomic window tttttttttttttgcttaggattgtcttggctatgcggggtcttttttggttccatatgaaatttaaagtagttttttccaattctgtaagaaagtcaatggtagcatgatggggatagcattgaatctataaattactttgggcagtatggccattttcatgatattcattcTTCGTAtctatgagcatgaaatgtttttccatttgtttgtgtcctctcttatttccttgagcagtggtttgtagttctccttgaaaaggtccttcacatcccttgtaagttgtattcctaggtattttattctttgtagtaattgtaaatgggagttcactcatgatttggctgtctgttattggtgtataggaatgcttgtgatttttgcacgttgattttgtatcctgagactttgctgaagttgctatcagcttaaggagattttgggctgagacgatggggttttctaaatatacaatcatgtcatctgcaaacagagacaatttgacttcctcttttcctaattgaatatcctttatttattttcttgcctgattgccctggccagaacttccaacactatgttgaataggagtggtgagagagggcatccttgtcttgtgccagttttcaaagggaatgcttccagtttttgcccatttggtatgatattggctgtgggattgtcataaataactcttatattttgagatacgttccatcaatacctaatttattgagtttttagcatgaagtgctgttgaatttagtcgaaggccttttctgtatctattgagataatcatgtggtttttgtcattggcttTGTTTGTGATGgaatatgtttattgatttgcgtatgttgaaccagccttgcatcccagggatgaagctgacttgatcatggtggataggctttttgaggtgctgctagattcagtttgccagtatcttactgaggatttttgcactgatgttcatcagggatattggcctgaaattctttttgttgtgtgtctgccaggttttggtaccaggatgatgctggcctcgtaaaatgagttagggagaattccctcttttttattgtttggaatagtttcagaaggaatagtatcagctcctctttgtacctctggtagaatttcagctgtgaatccgtcccttcctggactttttttggttgataggctatcaattactgcctcaatttcagaacttgttattggtctattcagggattcaacctcttcttggtttagtcttgtgaGGGAgtgtatgtccaggaatttatccatttcttctagattttctagtttatttgcatagaggtgtttattctctgatggtagtttgcatttctgtgggatcggtggtgatatcccctttatcattttttattgcgtctatttgattcttctcttttcattagtctggctagcggtctattttgttgatcttctcaaaacatcagctcctggattcactgaatttttgaagggcttttcatgtctctatctccttcagttttgcttagttctttcttgtcttctgctagcttttgaattttgttcttgctcctctagttcttttaggtgtgatgttaggtgtcaattttagatctttctgctttctcctgtgtgcatttagtgctacaaatttccctctacacactgctttaaatgtgtccagAGAATGATACCAGAGaatctggtacgttgtgtctttgttctcattggtttcaaggagcatctttatttctgcctcaatttcattCTTCACCCAGTATTCtggagcaggtttttcagtttccatgtggttgtgcggttctgagtgagtttcttaatcctgagttctaatttgattgcactgacAGCACCTTACTTGTAATAGCAGAAAATGGAGTAAAGAGCCAAACATCCATCAACTGGTGAACTGGTATATCCAACAGCATACTGCCTTGTAAGAAAAGAGCATTAACTActgatgcacacacacagatgaatGTCAAAATAGCCTTCAGTGAAAGCAAACTTTGACTCCATTTATAGAAAATCCTTGAAAAGTCTGCAGTGACAAAGATCAGTGATTGCCTGGTAGTTGACAGGAGGGACCCTCTACCTTAGGTTTTTGTTGAGATGAAAGGCAATGCCCTTAAACTTCTTTGGGGCCCAATTGATAGCATCCGAGGCCCACCTTTGAATCTTTGGAGGGCCTAGTCTGAATTGAACCTCTTAGGATTTCCCCATATCCATAACTGAAACCGAAACGTAACTTTAGAATTAAGGAATAAAGACATCCTTGTTCTGGGCTCTTGTTATTAGCACAGATGTTTGACTGCAGCCAAGATGACATCTTATTCTATACAATTTAAATCCTTCTAGCTTTTTGAGGGGGATGGGGTGCTATTTAATCCATAGTTCAGCTGGTTTAGGGATAGATAAATTAGCACATCAGTATTTATCAGTGTCTTTTGTGGTCTTCCTGTATTGAATCATCTCGAGATGTTTATCTCAAGACCCAACCCCACAACTACTGAATTAAGCTATTGAGTGGGGAAAAATCGGGATCAGGGTACTGCATAAAAATCTCACAAGCTCCCCAGAAAAACCATCACAAAAATCCATTCAATGCCTTCACACAAACAAATGCAGTCTACTGCAGCTTCCTAATTCAGTTGCTTCCAGGATTACAATGTTTATAAAAGGTATACATTAAGCTTACAATTTTATtgagcaaaatttatttttatatgtacatacaaaAGAGACATATTCTTTgacatataaaaaatacagaaatatttacatgtatacaaaaatattaaaacagatttcagaaataaggaaaacaaGCAAGTTTTTACAAAGGATACTTTCTTGGGAAatatacacaatgaaaaaaaGCTTTAGAAAGGTGACAAAACATTTAAGACTCCAGAAGTTGATATTTCTGTTGGTATCAACTGAGTAAGAGGAATATAAAATGTCTGAAATGCTAACAGATGGAAAATCAGACTTATATTTAAGACTGTCTAGGTAAAATTGCATGGGTTTCCTTTACCATAAAattgaatcaattttttttttttaccctcagTATCACtatctacttttccttttttcttaaaatatttaaattgtttgaTTTGTATTgagaattttaaactttttctcattaaattgtaaaaatattttaagaggtcGTCTATCCTCTATCTTCTGGGGGAAAAAACCTCAGGATACTACACTGATTTcaacataaaattgaaaatcacaacacaatttttttttaagttaaaaccTAACATGTTCTAACTAACATTCATGATCAGTAACAATTGATTTAATAAGAGATCACAATCTTCGtaaattctttttgcttttcttcgtACCAGGCAGGGGACCTATTTTACAACTGGCTTTGAGGAGCTTGCCATCTGAACAGTCTTTAGTAGTATGGTAATTACAGAGACACTTCGTACAATAATCAAATCCACAGCCTTCTCGTTTGCAGGTTGCCCGTTGTAAATAGCAATCATATTTTGCAGGTGAATTACAGCGAATACAGGCTTTGaggctttcattctttttcaatgTCTTGgcaacctaaaaagaaaaaaaaaaacccataaacaaATTTCAGCAAGAATTACATGTACTTTAGTTAGTAAAACCAAGGACACCCTTGCACCTTCCCCAGTACATGTATGAAATATCACTGTCACACATACGATAACTACTGCCCTTACTATTGCCCTTGATCTATGCAGTATCtgacagatgctcaataaatgctttttgaataAATCTGTATGTTGCATTAGTCATTATGACATAAAATTTAAGACTAGTTTTATTATGTAGGATTTATATTTACTGATCaacatgaaacagaaaatattctataattttggTAAGTTATCTAAATTAAGCTTGCAAAGTTATCTACATGTGAGTAGCACACATCATTCACTGATCTGAAGGTATAATAGAAGTCCTTCAAGTTCAGAAAGCTTGCCCTTTTCCACTTAACTCTCTTCCTCGGTTCTTAAAGGCGGAAAATGCAAAATGTAGTATTGagtaattttataagaaatctaGGTTTTTCATTATTTCCTCAGTGTTTCTAAATTAGAACTCAAAATCACTGAACTTTCACAAACAATGCCAAGGAGTACCTAATATTcatagaaatacatttctatgtaCTTTCctaatttcatgtttcttttgttttccacatTGAGAGTGAAATGAAGAGGACACTAATGAAATCCCTAATAGTTCTAATTATactataattaaatttaaatgatcaTCAATATCAGGTTTCTTAATGTCAGAGAATAAATTAGTTATTATCTAGAGCCAAGTTCCATTTTGACCTTGAaagttcttttacatttcttaCTCTCTCTTATGTTTTAAGATTTATGATTAGACAAAAAATTACCTCAGAGAATTCATTGTGTCGACTATAAGTAGAACCTTTCTGATCACCTTGATTGGATAACTTGGTTTGAGCATCTTTTTTGAGAGAAGTCTGGGCTGCTGATTTCTGAACAGAAGCCAGTGGGGTTCTTAACACAACATATTCTCTGGTTGAAGCATGAGGTGAAaatttattgttgttttcctaattaaaaaaaaagttttaatagaatttagaaattatttcctgTATCCTCAACGAGACATTTTTATGTTTGTACATATAAGAAatgacaggccgggcacggtggctcacgcctgtaagcccagcactttgggaggctgaggcgggcagatcacgaggtcaggagatcaagaccatcctggctaacggtgaaaccccgtctctactaaaaatacaaaaaattagccaggcgtggtggcgggcgcctgtagtcccagccacttgggaggctgaggcaggagaatggcgcgtgaacccgggaggcggagcttgcagtgagcggaaatcgcgccactgcactccagcctgggcgactgagcgggaccccgtctcaaaaaaaaaaaaaaaaaaaaaaaatgacaaacaagATTAGGTAAGAGACTTATTCCTACATGTAATTTACCTGCATGTACTTAAACAAAGCAACACCTAAATACTCACATATCAAGCCTAACTTATAGACAGAAACTGTGAACCAAATACTATGGGAAATCACTTTAGATGCATAGTCTATATGGTACTTAATACCTAAAACGTAAAACAGcttttccaaattttccaaatgttataaaatacacatacacgCAACTGGCAGCTAAGATTGACTAAATGGTCAACTGTATCTGAGAACTGAGTAACTTTCCCTTTGTTACTTTAGACATTCTATTTCTAGGAAGAATCCAAGAAATAAATGATTGAGttgagatttctttatttttgaatgtgGTTTCTAAGTTCCAGTATAAGGCGGAAATACTTTATGACTGTAAAGAAGGGTTTCCAGattacctcttttcttttctatttctataagaGCACTAGCAGTGCATTTTTAACTAAAAACATCATCTGCAAACACTTACGGTAACTCTTTGTATTGCTTTACTGTACAACTGGAATGCCCCCTTATCATCTTCTAGGATCTTCTTCCAAGTTGTGCTCACTTTAGACACACTGGAAAAATAAATCaccataaatgaaataattaaagcaTCACGAAGAGCTAAGATGAATACAGTAGAAAAACATCAGCAGtgcaaaaagatattttatattattagtgCTTCTCAAACCTGACCACACTACAATTGCCTGGTGGTTTTAATTGGTCTAAAATGGAGCTCAGggctctgtatttttaaaaatctccctcCTCATCAAGTAATTCTAAGTGTATTGAGGCTTAAGAACCACTGCTTTGTACAGTATTTTTTCACAGTATCTGCAAACATCAAATAGTAGCCCCCACTGTATATATGATAGCATGTTAGCTATCTGGTAAAAGTAATAGACAAATTTCAAAGTACTCTAGGCACACTGCTATTAGAAATCAACTTTGGAAACTCACTATGTTAACAGAAAAAGTAGAATCTGTGGTACTGATTTGATTGTCCCTCAAGAACCTGTttaggctcatgcctgtaatcccagcactttgggaggctgaagcaggcagatcacgaggtcaagagatcgagacaccaccctggccaacatgatgaaaccccgtgtctactaaaaatacaaaaattagctgggcgtggtggtgcgcgcctgtagtcccagctactcaggaggcagaagaatcacttgagcctgggaggcagaggttgcagtgagctgagatcatgccactgcactccagcctggtgacagggcgagactctgtcccaaaaaaaaaaaaataaaaaaaagaagctgtttATATCTGTTTTGCTTTAGCTCTGTTTCATAAAGACCAGTGTAAACGCACACTTGCAAACAGTACCTctagataatttttcaaaaagccaaaaaaaaaaaaaaccccagttAAGTCCTATCTAATTCTAGCCTGCATAATTCACCTTAATTCTCAAAGTTATCTGACTAAGTGATTTTCCTTGGTAGATTGAGAAAGAAATGGTGGTTAGCACCAGGTTTCTAAGAAATTATCATAAAcagagcctgggaggcggaggttgcagtaagccaagattgcaccattgcactccagcctgggtgactggagtgaaaccctgtctcaaaaaaaaaaaaaaaaaaaaaagtcacaaatccCTATTTGTGGATCTTCATATTTTCATCACTGTCAAACCTAGGAGAGCCCTGGCACCAAAATGGCttagaaagaacaaaaattactTCATACTTTCTGGTGTAACAAGTCATAATGCCTATTAGACATGTAGACTGGAACTAGGCTGTTTTTACAGTTAAGCCCCAAAGATGTAACTTACATATTAGAAATTTCAAAACTAAAAGGAACAAAGATCCTAATCCAACAGAAAGTTTTGTAATAGCgtgaatataaaatttgaaatgacTAGGTTAAATGCATAATTCTAAAGTTTTCTTTCATCTTAGTGGCACATAGGTAGCAAAACACCAGCAAAAGTCATTACAGCAATTAAGCAACATTGTAAAGTTATCTACAacaggttgagcatctctaatccGAAAATCTGAAAACTTTTGAAtgctgacatgatgctcaaaggaaatgcacCCTGGAGCACTTTTGGATTTCAGATAAGGGAGGTTCAACTGTTTAACCTGTAGggtataatacaaatattccaaaatttgaaaaacatctgAAATCCTTCTGGTACCAAGCATTTCAGATGAGGGACATTCAACCTGTACAACAGCCTTTGCATGAGCTGGTGGTACTGAGCCACTAACAGCAATGTTCAGTGTATTATGCTAATATGTATATTCAAAATGGTACTTACTTGATTAAGTCCATGCCACTGAGTTGTGCTAAAATAGTTGCTAAGAGATGTCTGAGTCCCCTTCGAAAGAGTTCGCTGAGAATATCTACACATTCTAGGCCCATTTTTCTGCCAATTATATTCTGCAGTCTAAAATTTCCTCTGGCTATAATTTCCTTCAGCATCTCCCGATCTACTTTAGGATTTCGTTTTGCATTCTTCTTTAATGTTGAACAAACCactttttcaaaatgaagaaCTGGCAGCAAGTTTTTGTTGGGAAATTGGTCTGGGCTTTGTATTTGTAGCAGGCAGGATTGTAGACTGTCACTGAAATTCTCCTCCAGGAGGCTACCTTCTTCATGTTCACTGAGGCCACTTTGTTGAGAAAATGAGGAATAGCCACTGTCTTCATAAAGTCTACTGGTCTCCAGTGCTTCTATTTCATTCGTACTATTAAGTGTCTGTTGCACATGTTGATTTTCCTTGTTATGTAAGGGCTTGCTTTCAGTTTCAAGTTCTACAATCCTAGGGCTCACAATCGGTGACCCAATACATGACAGCCTTTCATAGTCTTTAATGCAGTCTTTACAGGAACCTTCCAAATATGCAGGGGTGCAGGAAACTAGTCTTCCAATGTCATCAGGTTTTACCAGTTTAAGTCCGGAATGAACA contains:
- the FBXO5 gene encoding F-box only protein 5 isoform X1 — encoded protein: MSRRPCSCALRPPRCSCSASLSAVTAAGRPRPSDSCKEESSTLSVKMKCDFNCNHVHSGLKLVKPDDIGRLVSCTPAYLEGSCKDCIKDYERLSCIGSPIVSPRIVELETESKPLHNKENQHVQQTLNSTNEIEALETSRLYEDSGYSSFSQQSGLSEHEEGSLLEENFSDSLQSCLLQIQSPDQFPNKNLLPVLHFEKVVCSTLKKNAKRNPKVDREMLKEIIARGNFRLQNIIGRKMGLECVDILSELFRRGLRHLLATILAQLSGMDLINVSKVSTTWKKILEDDKGAFQLYSKAIQRVTENNNKFSPHASTREYVVLRTPLASVQKSAAQTSLKKDAQTKLSNQGDQKGSTYSRHNEFSEVAKTLKKNESLKACIRCNSPAKYDCYLQRATCKREGCGFDYCTKCLCNYHTTKDCSDGKLLKASCKIGPLPGTKKSKKNLRRL
- the FBXO5 gene encoding F-box only protein 5 isoform X2, with the protein product MKCDFNCNHVHSGLKLVKPDDIGRLVSCTPAYLEGSCKDCIKDYERLSCIGSPIVSPRIVELETESKPLHNKENQHVQQTLNSTNEIEALETSRLYEDSGYSSFSQQSGLSEHEEGSLLEENFSDSLQSCLLQIQSPDQFPNKNLLPVLHFEKVVCSTLKKNAKRNPKVDREMLKEIIARGNFRLQNIIGRKMGLECVDILSELFRRGLRHLLATILAQLSGMDLINVSKVSTTWKKILEDDKGAFQLYSKAIQRVTENNNKFSPHASTREYVVLRTPLASVQKSAAQTSLKKDAQTKLSNQGDQKGSTYSRHNEFSEVAKTLKKNESLKACIRCNSPAKYDCYLQRATCKREGCGFDYCTKCLCNYHTTKDCSDGKLLKASCKIGPLPGTKKSKKNLRRL